In the genome of Fibrobacter sp., one region contains:
- a CDS encoding dihydroneopterin aldolase → MVISSGKISIRDLTFNCIIGTLPFERENEQPIVLNVNLWLDFTLAARNEDLAHSIDYAQLAEDLKGFIRLSCFQLEETLVVETAKYILSHYPKADAVEVSVRKPLAIPDCAGAESSIKICR, encoded by the coding sequence ATGGTAATCAGCTCCGGTAAAATTTCAATCCGGGATCTCACGTTCAATTGTATTATTGGTACGCTCCCCTTTGAACGTGAAAACGAACAGCCTATTGTACTGAACGTTAACCTGTGGTTGGATTTTACCTTGGCCGCCCGTAACGAGGATTTGGCCCACTCCATAGACTATGCTCAATTGGCGGAAGACCTGAAGGGTTTTATCCGCCTTTCTTGTTTCCAGCTAGAAGAAACCCTGGTAGTAGAAACAGCCAAATATATTTTGTCTCACTATCCCAAGGCCGACGCCGTGGAAGTCAGTGTACGTAAGCCTTTGGCAATTCCCGACTGCGCCGGGGCGGAATCATCCATCAAGAT